The segment AGTTTGTAGATATAACAACACTCCTTTTTTCTGCTCTATCAGCTATTATTTTGAAAAGTAGTTCTGATTGATGCCTATTAAAAGTGATGTATGATGCCTCATCGATAATTAGTAAATCAACCTTTGCTAGTTGCCGTTCAAGCTTTAGAATTCTTTTGTATTCCATGGCTTCTATAAGCTCATTAGAAAGGTTGGCTGCCGTATAAAACTTAACTTTCATGCCTTGCATACATGCTTTAATACCAAGGGCTATTGAGCAGTGCGTTTTGCCCCGGCCTGTGTTACCTATCATAACTACATTTTGCCGTTTGCTTACGAAATCACAGCTGGCTAATTCATGAAAAGTTGCCTCTGACACGTGTTCATATCGACTAAGATCCATTTCGTCAAATGTTTTTATGTAAGGGAATTTAGCTGCATTAATTCTACGCTTTTGGCTACTTTCCATCCTTGAGGCAGTCTCAAGCTTCAGGAGTTCTATTAGGAACTGCTCATAGCTTTTATCATTATCTAATTGGCGTATAACATCTTCGTATCTATTGAAGGAAGGTGTTTTTAGCTGCTTTGAATATAAGGCAATTGTTTCTGCATTTAGCATTATTGCACCACCATCCCGTATTTCTTATCATATGCTGTAAGGTCAACTGCTTCTACGGGCACTTCATTAGGAGAGAGATAAATAACTGTTGATTCTGTTGGCTCATTTAAGTGTGTTCTTACCATATCAACTGTAGGAACTACATGGCCGGGAATTAGATCTTTCAACTTAAGAATTCTCTCTTCACCATAATCGACGCATAGTCGTAACAGTTTAACCATTTCTTTATTACCACCTGGTAGCTGTCTGCCCCAGTCTAAGAGAGCTTTGGCAACATTATCTTTTACTGGTTTTGCATTAAATACAGAACGTGGTTTTCGCTCCAGCAAATCAATGTAATGCTCTAACTTGTACTCGGTCCTACCATGGAAGTAACAGCGAGTATAATTTGCTATTTCAACATTTTGATACAGAATGCGGATGTAATTTCCATAACCTTTTACAGTAACGTCTTTTCTTAAATGTTTGGTGGGTACTGAATAATTATTCTTTTCAAAACGAACAGTAGAATAGTCATCAACACTAGCAACTACTGTTTTACTTGTATCAAATCTAAATCTAGGAATTGCATTTAAGAAACGTAATTCTTCTTGGTACATAACATTTACTGAATTATTTCTGTTTTGCACTTTGTGAGTCTCACGGTATTTTAGGCAATCATTCCAGAGCTTTTGGTTTAGTTCATCTATACTGGATACTCTTGGAATTGGAACAATAAAATTTCTTCTTGAGTATCCCACAAGATTCTCGACTAGTGATTTTTCATTGCCTTTCCCTGGATTACAGAAATCCAGACTAAAAGCATAGTGAGCACTAAATGAAAGATACTTATTTTGGGGCTTGGCATAAAGGCCAAACCCTTCTTTGACGGCTACCTTGGCGTTATCAAAAATGAGGCGTTTAGAAATGCCACCAAAGAAATCAAACATAAGTTGTTGGGCTTCTAGAAAAGCTTCTTGGTTGGGTGATTTAAATGCCATAACGAATATATCGCAGCTATAGCAGAGTCTGCCACAGAATATATACAGCTTAGTCTTTTCGCCATTAATATAACTAGTAGCTTCACCCCAATCGATTTGAATTGCTTCGCCTGGTTCATACGATAGAGGCATAATAGCCCCAGGCGGAACAGTTTGTTCTGCTTTTAATTCCTTTACAGCTTTGCGAATGGTAGATTCTCCACCAGTAAAACTTTTTTCTTCTACCAGTCGATTATATATACGCTTTGCAGTATGTTTTTGCTTTTTAATGTTCTCTTCCTTGTCTGCTTTAAAGCAGTCAAGGATAAACTGTTTTACGCCCTTTGTAACTGTGTCTGGTGATCTTTCATAAGGTTTACGTACATCAGGATGTGCGTCACCTTCACAGTACTAACCCTAACCCACTTTGATGGACACAGCAAATGGCTGGTATAATAAAGCCATTGGAGGTATCCGTCATGAATCAATATGACAAAAACTTTAAAGAAGAAGCCGTGAAGCTGGTTCTGGATTTGGATCGTCCAGTAAGGAAAGTAGCTCAAGAACTGGGTATTCATGAAAATACCCTCTATAAGTGGATACGCCAGTACAAAGAGCACAAAGGCGACGCTTTCCCTGGCAGCGGCAACCAAAGGACAGAAGACGAAGAAATCAAACGTCTAAAGAAAATAATCGATGATCTGCAAGAGGAAAACGCTATTCTAAAAAAGGCCACGGCCATCTTCGCAAAGCGCCAGAAATAATATATGAGTTCATTTATCAGCACCGCTTCAAGTTTCGGGTGCAGAAGATGTGCCGAGTACTAGAGGTTTCTAGAAGCGGTTATTATGCTTGGCTCAAACGACCAGAAAGTGACCGAAAACGTCGGGATAAATATTTGCTAAAAAAGATCCGTGAAATACACAAAGACTCTCGAGGTACTTACGGCAGCCCCAGGATAACCAGGGTACTTCAAAAACAGGGCGTTAGATGTAGCCCAAAGCGTGTTGCCCGCCTCATGCGGGAAAATGGAATTGTCGCTAAAACCAAAAGGAGATTCAAGGCTACGACTAATTCCAAACACAATTATCCTGTTGCCGGAAACTTACTCAACCAAGACTTCAATGTGGATAGGCCGAACAACGTCTGGGTTGCTGATATTACCTATATCCCTACAAACGAAGGATGGCTTTATCTTGCAACCATACAAGACCTGTTTAACCGTAAGATTGTTGGTTGGGCTATGGATAAGACTATGACTCGAAAGCTAGTACTGGGTGCGCTAAGACAAGCACATCGTCGATATCGCCCTCAAGCAGGGTTAATCCATCATTCAGACAGGGGTAGTCAGTATGCCAGTTACGAATACCAACAAGCCCTTAAAGATTATCATATGGTACCTAGCATGAGCCGTAAGGGTAACTGCTATGATAATGCATGCATGGAATCATTCTTTGGTACACTCAAACAGGAATTAATCTATGGCATCCGCTTCAGAACAAGGGCTGAAGCTCGCCAAGCAATATTTGAATACATCGAAGTTTTTTACAACCGTAGCCGGCTACATTCCGCCCTTGGGTATATGTCACCAGTTGAATATGAGCAGTTGTTTTCACAAACTGCCGCGTAATCCTGAGCATGTTTTTGGACGCTTGCGCAGCCCTTTACATGGAGAAGGGCCTGTGTTAGCCTCTCCGGCAAGAGGGCAGCATTATTGGCCTGCCTCCGTCCTCTCAGAAACATAGGCCCAGAGGCTCCATGTCAAGGGCGGCCAAAAACTCTGTGAACGGGAGAATATCCGCCATTTTCGGTGTCTATTTTAGCGGGAGAAGGTCAGTACTTTTTGACTGTGGGTCTTGATATTCCTAATCTTTGGGCTATATGCCGTTGGGATTCACCATTAAGAAAACTTTGTCGTATTTCTTTATACATATCCACTTCAACCTTCACACCTTTCATCCCCTCCTGTAAAATATTTAATGCTATTTTACAGGAATTTTAATGTTAGGTGGTAAACTAATTCAATAGCAAAATGGGGTAAAGTGGTATACTTTTACAATATCATTTACAAATGGAAGGCGGGTCTGGAGTAGTTCCCATAATACTGTTCGCAGCCAACCTAAATGTCGGATGCCTAGCCAGCGGCACTGACGTGGCAGCGTAAGTACGGTCACCCACACTGCCACTGGCATTACCGGTTTGCCACTTTTGTTGTCAGTAATATCAGAGTTCATTTATCACTCGATTAACATGAGCCTCGCCCACAATTTTTTCACCCTGAATATAGGCATCTAAAAGGGCCTGACTAGCCAGGGTATTGATTTTACGGGGAACCCCTTGGGTATAGTTGTAGATGGCCTGGATAGCTTCCCCGGAGAAGATATCACTTGGCGTTTCAGATATCTTTTCTTGATGCCTGATAAACTCCTCCGTCTCCTTTTCACTTAAAGCTCCCATCTGGAATCTAACCTGTATCCGCTGATCAATAGCCTCTAAATGCCGCACTTTGAGCTGGTTTCTTAGTGTTGTCTGGCCTATCAAAACCAGTGCCAATGGAGACATAGAATCTTCTTTAAAGTTTAGTAGAAATCGAATTTCTTCAAGCATGGTTTCTGAAAAACGATGCGCTTCATCTAGGACAATTACTGGAACTTTCTTGTCCTGTTCATACATATCAAGCATCAAAGTCCGGTACTGACGCTTCATTTCTGTAGGCCTCGTGGAACAAGGTACCCCGAAACGCTCTAAAATTTCTCTGTAAAATAGCTTTGGTGTCAGCGACGAGTCACAGATGTATTCATAGCGGTAATGCATGGTGTCAAGCTTATGCAAAAGGGAACGGACAATGGTGGTTTTCCCCATACCCGGCTCTCCAGTTAAAAGAAACACCAGCCGGTTCTTCACTGTATACTCCAGGCGGGCTTTTGCTTCCTTGTGGCTTAGAGAAACGAAGCATTGGTTAGTATCAATTTCCCGGGTGAAAGGGACTGTCTTCATACCAAAAAAGTCTAACATGGTGTCTCACCCCAGGTCTTATCTTCAAGCTTTACGAAGCTGGTGGTGCCAAGCTCTTTTCGCTGTTTTTCTTCCTGCTCTTTTTTGAGGTTTTCTAAATAACTAGAGATAAAACCCGGCGATTGCTCCTCTAATTCATCGGGCATCTTTGGGTGACGCTTGTTGTTAATTACAGCTGCCTTAGCATCGTCATAGCGCGTGCCGTCTTTGTAGACACGGATCAGGGATAAATCAAAAGGGTTATAGCGTATCTGAATTCTTTTGCCGCGTAGGAACGAATCTACCTCATAAAGGTTACCTTCTACCTCAATCACCGAGGTTTTACGTACTGTCCGTTCTCCCTCCCAGAGAAAGATTTCTTAAGTTCGTTCGGTGTCAGATGACGGATATGGGAGGTATTTTCTTCATACCTTTGTTTTGGTGTCTGTTTGGTGCTGCGGTGGACTCGGTTATCGTAAGTTTCAAGCCAGGAGCGAAGATAGGTATTAAGCTGTTTTAAATCGAAAAGCTTTCCGTGATTAATCAACAGATTGGCCTCGTTGGTGAAGCTTGAATCAACGTATCTGAAGAATTTTTCTACCTTGCCTTTTGACTCTGGACTGTAGGGCCTTGCGTGCAAAAGTTTTGTGCCCATATGGGCACAGATTACCTGGAACTGCTTAGCACTGTAAACCGAACCATTATCGACACTATTCCGAATTCGGAATAGTGTCGACTATACCGAAGAAAAAACTATGCCGAAAAAACCCGGGAATACGCTCCATATCTGCGTTTCCAGCTGAAACTTCGGCATAGTTTGGTACTGCTATTTTGTGTTAACATCATCCTGTAATCAAACTTTTCAGGAGGTGTAGTAATGCACAAAATCAGGACGAATAACCTAAAAGAACTGACCATCGCGGTACTGACCGAAATGGAAAAAGCCCATTATTGCGACAAGTATATCCAACAAGTTAGAAGCACCTGCACACTATTGGAAAATATGGCTGACAGGATGGGCAAAGACACGCTTGACGATGAGCTTTCGCAAGCGTTTATCGACGATTCGTCGCATTTCAGAACAGGTGCGTACAGCAAATCCAGATTCAAGAGGCACAGTCGATGTATACACATTTTAAAAACATATCGTGACACAGGCATATCGGATTGGCCTTCGCTCCCCCGTGCGCCAGTTCTTGACGAGTTGACCGCACCGCAGCTCATTGAGGCCTATACTTCATTCATCCACCACATGAGGGAAGAAATTGGGCTAAATAAGAATACGATCGACGGATACAAACGCTTCGTTCATCACTTTCTTCTCTACTGTGAAGAGAACAGGTGCCGCACAACAGGGGAAATACAAAGCGGGGACGTCCCATCCTTTTTGGAAGTGCTGTGCAGGGATCGCTATCAACCCACGAGCATAGGCGCTCATCTTCCGGGCTAAAAGCTATTTTTTGAAGTGAGCGAGTCAACACGCCAACTCCTGGCGACCTTCCCCAAGGCACCAAAACGGAAAAGGGAAATCATACCCGTGCTGGGAAAATGCGAGCATGAGGCATTTACAGAGTATCTGAAAACAGCTAGCCTTTCAGCAAGGGACAGAGCTATCTGCTGGCTCGCGTTTGAAACCGGAATGCGCTCCGTGGACATATACAATTTAAAAATCACCGATATCGACTGGGCAAACGATAGAATACATGTCACGCAACAAAAGACATCGAAGCCGTTGGAACTCCCGTTGCGGGCCACATACGGCAACGCAATAGCGGATTACCTGCTGCACGAGCGCCCATCGTCAAACTCAACACAACTCTTTCTTTCCACGCAGGCTCCGTTCAGACCTCTCTCCAGCCACACCGGATACCGGGCAATCCTGTCGAACGCATTTCGCAACGCTGGTATTCTTAAACAGGGCAGAATATGTGGTACAAGGTTCACCCGCCATAACGCGGCGTCTCATATGTTAAAAAGCGGCGTCCCTCTTTACGACATATCGACCGCACTCGGCCATTGTAACCCTAACAGCGTGGATGTGTATTTAGCTACTGACGAGCATATGATGGCCCAGTGCTGCCTCCCAGTTCCTTTTGTGGAAGGGGGCGTGAGCAATGAATGACATATCTGCATCCATGGACCGTTTGGCTGAGCAATTCCTCACGTACAAAAGGGCATTGGGGGTTAAGTACGAAACAGGTGAATATTATCTAAGAAACTTTTTGACGTATGCTAAATCGAATAATCCAACTATCCAAGTCCCTGACAGGGAGCTTGTATCCGGCTGGTATGCCAGGGCGGTGGACAACCCCGGCTGCCTGTACAACATGGCAGCCGTTATTAGGGAGTTTGGTAAGTACCTTGGCATGAACGGATACGACAACGCGTATATCCTTCCGCCCAAGCGGGGTGGGAAGCTGGAACCTCATTTGCCCCATTTTTTCACAGCGACCGAGATCAGGGCATTTTTTAACTGTTGCGACAAAATCCAAAAAAGAAAGGAATGGCCTGGGAGAGAATTGGTCATCCCGGCGGTATTCCGTCTGTTATATTGTTGCGGTCTCCGGTGCAGGGAAGCGCGTATGCTTCTGCACAGTGACGTATGTCTTGACGACAAGTACATTGATATCAAAGCATCCAAAGGCCGCAGCAGGCGCATTTTCATCAGCGACGAGCTGACCGAGGTTTTATATAGATATGACAAGCGAATGTCCTGCATTATTCCTGACCGGGCATATTTCTTTCCACGAAATCAGCGCGAACCATACAAAGAAAGCTTTATCTCTGCAAATTTCAACAGAATTTGGAGGGGGGCACTCCCACATTTTCGCTCGCCAATCAAGCCTCGCGCATTTGATTTTCGACATCACTTCGCATATGCAAACCTGAACCGCTGGGCTGAGCAAGGCAAAGACGTCAATGTAATGTTGGCGTTCTTGATGAGGTATATGGGGCACGCCCATATTCAGAGTACACTGTACTATTTCCATTTTGTGCCCGAATATTTTGGTGCCTTCTCGCAAAAAGCGCGAGCTTTGGAATCCCTTGTGCCGGAGGTGCCACATGAAGAACAGAGCTGAAGACAACGCTTTCTTTTGGAGCATTGCGGCTGAGTTTCTTAACAACTATCTACCAGACATCAGGAGGGCAAGTGCCAACACTGTAGCATCCTACAGGAATTGCCTAAACCGTTATATTGATTACCTTGAGTCAGAGAAGGGCGCCAAGCGCAAAGACATCAGCTTTAAGATGCTTGATAGGGAAAACATCAAGGGATACATGTTGTGGATGCACAAAACCGCGCAACTAGCCCCAAAAACCTGCAACCTTAGGCTGACGGCATTGCGCTCCCTTTTGGAATACGCATCACAGGAATGTATAGATATCATGCCTATCTGCATAAGTTCAGGCACGATCAAAGGGATAAGGCTGACGCAGGCGCCCATTGAATTCTTCGAACGTGAAGCCATGTCTGCTTTGATGGCAGCACCGGACACACATAAAAAGCTAGAACGTAGAAACCAGATGCTGCTCATTTTTTTGTACGACACCGCAGCGCGGGTTTCGGAAGCACTAAAGGTAAGGTTGTGCGACCTGCACATGGATGCGTCCATACCCCATGTGACATTCTTTGGTAAAGGCCGGAAATACAGGAATGTCCCTCTGATGGATAGCACGCTGGCACATCTAAAGCGCTATCTTCGAGAGTTTCATGGATCAGAGTATGAAAGCACTGACGCGCCATTATTTTATGCTAAGACGCACGGGAAAGCGCATGGGCTATCCATTGACACCCCTGAAAAAATGATAAAAAGATATGCAAAAAAGTTGTCGGATACATGCCTGTCAATGCCGGGAAACGTTCACTGCCATATGATCAGAAAAACCAGAGCCATGCATCTGTACCAGGAAGGTGTCCCACTGACCCATATACAGCAGCTTTTAGGACATGAGGTTCTCTCCACGACGTCAGGTTTTTATGCTTTCGCTACGCTGGAGACGCTTTCGAAGTCGTTGGAAAGGGCGAACCCTTCTGACATGGAAAAATCATGGAAAAGCAAAGAGTATTCAGAGAGACTTTACAAACTATAGCCAAACTATGCCGAAATTTCAGCTGGAAACGCAGATATGGAGCGTATTCCCGGGTTTTTTCGGCATAGTTTTTTCTTCGGTATAGTCGACATAAAGAATTCGCGGTACTCCAAACTTTAACACCGCTTTTTGAACGCAACGTTCAAGCCGGGGATAGCGTTCTTCAAAGAAGAATTCAGCGTGCATAATGCGCCGACTATGATCATCTATGATGGCTATTAAGTACGCTTTTTTACGTTTGTCAGGATCTTTAGGGTCGGGTAGATACAGAGTATGTTGGGTATCTGCCTGCCAGCAATCGTTGGGTTCATCATGCTCAAAGTGTCGAAATGCTTTGGCTACCTTACCTTCTAAATCTTTCTTCCCCCAGCCCTGTTCTTGAAAGTACCGAGACAAGGTTCTTGCTTTGATAATACCGGGGGCCACATGACCTTCTAATTCTAAAAGCCGGATGATGGTATCTACACTCCGGCTAGGGAGTTCTTTCCTAAAGTCTAAAGCCTTTTTTAATATCTTAGGGTCAAGATTTTTAAGACTGCCCTTTTTGTCTCGTTTTTGAGGCTTTAATGCTTCAAATCCTCCACTTTCGTAAGCTTGAAGATACCTTTCTAAAGACCGAATACTAATGGTAGTCTTATCGCTGTAGGGAATGGTGTAACTTTTCTGTGCAATGTCCCGTAACAGGGCATACCTCTCCCCGGGGTGGAGGTTTCGCTGTACTACCGGGGCAATTAGGCCAAACCGGAAGGCAGCGATCTCATTTCGCTTGCTTTCATCCATCGTTTATCTTCCTTTCCGCGCATAAATTTAGTAACTATCTCATGATGACATAGAAAAGGGCGATGGATAAGTAGACATTTTATGTTGAGGGAACCGCTTGCATTTTTACCTGAAACTACCAGTGCCGTGGCATCTGTTTTGGCTTTGCTACCAGTAATCTTGTGGCGGAAGATTGAGATTAAGAGCTGTAAGCAACTTGCCTGGTTGTGGGATAGCTTTCGCTTTCCCTAAAAGTGATAACAAAAGAATTTTAAGTTCTTCTCTTGCAGTAAGGCCTTTACGGTACTGTAGTAGGATACTATCTGCTGTGGCATCATCATTTGCGATTTTTCGGCGCTGTCGAATGAGTTGCCGATTAAGTTGCTTATGGAATTTTTGCTTCCACCGCTGCAGTGTCCGGCGGCTAATGCCGCTTTTTGAAAGACTGGCTGTTATTCTATTAAGTGACCTGCCGGTTAAATGCCACCTGCCGGCAATCTCTCTAAAATGATTGGCAAATCTTTGCCAAGGTTTTAGAAAACTTGGTAGTAGAGATATGGTTATGTTACAGGGTTTACAGCGTCGGCGAAGTATTACTATGGTATGTGTTTCATTCTTAGAGATTACTTCCCGTTCATATTTGGTATGCCTTCGTGTCAATGTATTGCACAAAGGGCACTTAATATCTCCGTCATACTTTTGCCAATTCTTTAAATATTGCTTGATAGATACGCTGGTTTCGAGTAAAATTATCATAGGTTTTGGGAGAGCCATTTGCCTGTAGCTGGCGAGCTAACAAGGGGGCAATGGCTCTTTCCTTTCTTTAAAGTCGATTTATCTACATCGAGGAGGCTATGTATAGTGCCGCCATGTGGACAACCCTCCGCTACGCTCCAGGTTGACGCACAAGGCTTGGACAACGAAAACCGTGTTGTCCACACTCTCCACAGCCTCGGCGACTGTAATTTGATCACTACGATGATGAAAACCTTTTAATCACTAAAGCCGACAGGTAACTTGACGACTCTTTTAAGTCAATTACACCGTCGGCTTTCTTTTTCCTTTTTATCCGTCATGGAATCTGGCGATAATTTATGTAATTTCGTCATTTAACTAGGCTGCGGACATAATACCTGCTCTGTCTTATCATTAAGAGGGACAATTCTTTCAAGGTCACCTTTCCCTAAAAACCTTAATTGTTTAGCTTTAAAATCTGATTGGTCCCAAACGAGTGACAGGAGTTCAGCTCGTCGCAAACCACAATATGCCAGAACATGGTATAAACGCTAGAATAAAAGTGAGCCACTTCTACTAAAAATCCTGTATATTCAGAGAAGGACATAATCTGATATTCAGGAGGCTGCGGACATTATGGTGATGATAAACTAAATGCGTAGAATTCTCCTGCGTATTTTTCGGTTTTACTTCTATGTAAACACTCGTTTGTAGTGGGGTGAAATCGTGAAAAAAGTTACTGCAGCTATAATTGAAAAAGATGGCAAAGTACTTATTGCACAGAGACCGAAAAACGACAAACTGTCATTGAAGTGGGAATTTCCCGGTGGCAAAGTCGAGAACGACGAAACGCCGCAAGAATGTCTTGTACGAGAGATTAAAGAAGAACTAAACCTTAGCATCAAAATTTCCGGTTATTTTATGAAGAACGTCTATTATTACGAGACCGGCGGTATTGAACTAATGAGCTATTTTGCAGAAATTACCGACGGTGAACTAGAATTAAACGCTCATGAAGCGGTGGAATGGGTCGAAAAAAGTAAGCTAAAGCAGTTTGATTTTGCTCCGGCAGATATTAAAATATTGAACTGTTTTTTACATGATTTTCAAAATTAGAGGTAAGGAGCTCGAATCACCCAAAGGCAAATGGATATGGCGGGTTACTTTATGACAAGTGGTGTCTCGCTGAGTTTTCTAAAAGTACGAACAGAAAAGGATTAACTTTATTTCTAAAGAATTGAAGAGTATGGTGCTTTATTCTCATACATATTTAAATTTGACGGTAACCTGAGTAAGTAGGACATGAGCAAATATTGCTTTAGAAGGCTAGGCATATTAGGTGGGGGGGTGCTTCCTATTGTATGATGTGGCAATCGTTGGCGGAGGGCCTGCTGGTGCGACATTAGCACGGTTATTAGCCAAAGATTATAAGGTGCTGGTTATAGATAAGAGACGACTGGATTCTGACCCCCAAAAAGGGCAGTTCACTAAATGCTGCGGTGGACTTATCGCCCCGGATGCCCAAAAAATGCTGGCAAAGATGGGCTTGGCCCTACCTCAGAACGTGTTGGTAAGTCCGCAAATATTTGCTGTTAGGACTATTGATATTAATAACAAACTGGAAAGATTCTATCAGAGATTCTACTTTAATATGGATCGGGAGAAATTTGACCGCTGGTTAATATCTTTGCTTCCGGACGAGGTTGATTTGCGTTGCGGCAGTCAATTCAAACATTTTGAACAGGAAGAAGACGCTGTTCGCATTGTTTTAACCCAAAACAACAAAACTCATATTGAGCATGCCAAAATTCTGGTAGGGGCAGACGGAGCCCACTCTTTAGTGAGAAAACAATTAGGAATCCGAGGACTTGTCCCAAGAGAATATATATCTGTTCAAGCAAAGTTTACAGCGAAGGAAATTATGCCCTACTTCACGGCTATTTTTGATAAAGAGATCACCGATTACTATTCTTGGATTATACCCAAAGAGCAGCATTTACTACTGGGGACGGCGTTAAAGCCAAGGGAGAATGTTTCCTCTAAGTTTGAACTATTACAAGAGAAAATGAAGCGATATGGAATTAAATTAAATAAGCAGGTTGAGAAGGAAGGAGCTTTTATTTTACGGCCGATGAGAGTCCGCCAACTTTCCGTAGGCCAGTCCCCAATTGCGTTAATTGGTGAAGCAGGAGGTTGGATTAGCCCAAGTTCAGCGGAAGGTTTGAGCTATGCTTTCAGAAGTGCCTCATATCTTGCCCAAGCAATAAAGTCTGATTTTAAAAACTATCATAAGCATTATTTAGATAATATTACACCCCTAAGAAGGAACATTCGATTAAAGAATTTAAAAGCACCGTTTATGTATAACTCCCAAATGAGAAAGTGGGTAATGTTATCAGGTCTGCAAAGCATGCAAATAGATGAAAACTAGGTGCCTGAGCACAATAATAGATTTATTCTTGTGACAAGGCTATAGGCGAGTTTCCTTCAGGTAGGGAATAGTTTCCATGATTTTGCGCAAATGCCTGACTGTCGCAGTTGACATTTTAATAGGTATATTTTCTCCTATTTATGTGGTATAATAATGACACGGAGGTGGAAAGAATGTTAATTAATCCGAAAAGTCAAGTCAGCATTACAGAGGCTAATCAAAACTTCTCAAAAGTTGCAAAAATTGTAGATGAAGAAAAGATGGTTATTATTTTGAAGCAAAATAAGCCAAAGTACCTCATAATAGATTTTGAGGAAATTTCTCAAATGAACAGTGGAGAGGAGCGGGCTTGGGAAGATATAAGCAGAAAAATGTTACTTGAGAATTTTGAAGCTTATAAGGCACTTGCTAAATGATTTACCCATCTTTAGCGCAAATTATTAATGACCAAGAAAAACCCCTTGCCACTTATTCGACCAGCCAGGGGGTTATTTTTTTCCTTGAAGGATTGAGAATGGTATAGACTGGGAGAATTACGGCCACAGGCAGTCGCTGGTTAGGGTAATGAAATTCCTGCAAAACCAAACATTTCAATATTACATAGTGTTTAACAAGTTGCGGTTGTCCGGGGAAGAAGATTTATTACTTTATGTATGCAAAACATCCTGTACAGATGTTGATCAGATATTGTACGCCAGTGGGAGGTCTGAAAATGAAAGAAAAAACTTTTACTTTCCATGACAAAGAAGATGTAGAAATATTT is part of the Metallumcola ferriviriculae genome and harbors:
- a CDS encoding tyrosine-type recombinase/integrase, whose protein sequence is MKNRAEDNAFFWSIAAEFLNNYLPDIRRASANTVASYRNCLNRYIDYLESEKGAKRKDISFKMLDRENIKGYMLWMHKTAQLAPKTCNLRLTALRSLLEYASQECIDIMPICISSGTIKGIRLTQAPIEFFEREAMSALMAAPDTHKKLERRNQMLLIFLYDTAARVSEALKVRLCDLHMDASIPHVTFFGKGRKYRNVPLMDSTLAHLKRYLREFHGSEYESTDAPLFYAKTHGKAHGLSIDTPEKMIKRYAKKLSDTCLSMPGNVHCHMIRKTRAMHLYQEGVPLTHIQQLLGHEVLSTTSGFYAFATLETLSKSLERANPSDMEKSWKSKEYSERLYKL
- a CDS encoding DUF6431 domain-containing protein, whose translation is MCNTLTRRHTKYEREVISKNETHTIVILRRRCKPCNITISLLPSFLKPWQRFANHFREIAGRWHLTGRSLNRITASLSKSGISRRTLQRWKQKFHKQLNRQLIRQRRKIANDDATADSILLQYRKGLTAREELKILLLSLLGKAKAIPQPGKLLTALNLNLPPQDYW
- a CDS encoding (deoxy)nucleoside triphosphate pyrophosphohydrolase, translated to MKKVTAAIIEKDGKVLIAQRPKNDKLSLKWEFPGGKVENDETPQECLVREIKEELNLSIKISGYFMKNVYYYETGGIELMSYFAEITDGELELNAHEAVEWVEKSKLKQFDFAPADIKILNCFLHDFQN
- a CDS encoding FAD-binding protein, with protein sequence MAIVGGGPAGATLARLLAKDYKVLVIDKRRLDSDPQKGQFTKCCGGLIAPDAQKMLAKMGLALPQNVLVSPQIFAVRTIDINNKLERFYQRFYFNMDREKFDRWLISLLPDEVDLRCGSQFKHFEQEEDAVRIVLTQNNKTHIEHAKILVGADGAHSLVRKQLGIRGLVPREYISVQAKFTAKEIMPYFTAIFDKEITDYYSWIIPKEQHLLLGTALKPRENVSSKFELLQEKMKRYGIKLNKQVEKEGAFILRPMRVRQLSVGQSPIALIGEAGGWISPSSAEGLSYAFRSASYLAQAIKSDFKNYHKHYLDNITPLRRNIRLKNLKAPFMYNSQMRKWVMLSGLQSMQIDEN
- a CDS encoding type II toxin-antitoxin system Phd/YefM family antitoxin — protein: MLINPKSQVSITEANQNFSKVAKIVDEEKMVIILKQNKPKYLIIDFEEISQMNSGEERAWEDISRKMLLENFEAYKALAK